GTGGCTAGGCAGAGCTGCAAGCGGGCGCGCGTGACGTCGCGGTCCTCGCCCACGATGACGCACTGGTGGTAGAACTGGTGGAAGCAGCCGGCCAGGTCGGCGGCGTACCCCGTCAGCCGGTGCGGCTCGCGGCTCTCCGCGGCGCCCAGGATCACCTCGGGCAGCCGGACGATCTCGCGCATGAGGTTCCACTCGGCGTCGTGCTGCAGCCCGGCCAAGTCGGCGGCGACCGGCTCCTGGAGCGGCCAGCCCGCCGCCTCGGCCTTGCGCAGCACCGCGCAGATGCGGGCGTGCGCGTACTTGACGTAGTAGACCGGGTTCTCGTTGGACTGCTCGCGCGCCAGGTCCAGGTCGAAATCCAGGTGCGAGTTGGGGCGCCGGGTCAGGAAGATGTACTTGGCGACGTCCGCGCCGACGTCGTCGCCGAGGGCGTCCATGGTCACGAACTGCCCCTCGCGCTTGGACATGTCGATGGGGCGGCCGTTCTCCACGAAGTTGACCTGCTGGAGGATCTGCACCTCGAGCCAGCCGTCGGGGACGCCGAGCGCCCGCATGGCCCCCTGCATGCGCGGGATGTGGCCGTGGTGGTCCGGCCCCAGGAAGTCGATGGCGTGCTCGAAGCCGCGCTGGAACTTGTGGAAGTGGTAGGCCACGTCCGCCAGGAAGTAGGTGGGCTCGCCCCCGCTGCGCACCACGACGCGGTCCTTCTCGTCGCCGTAGTCCGTGGAGCGGAACCAGAGCGCCCCCTCCTGCTCGTAGACGGAGCCGGACTTGCGCAGCTGCTCCAGCGCGCGCTCGACGCGGCCCGTCTCGTGCAGCTCCGACTCGAAGTACCAGGTGTTGAAGCGCAGCCCGAAGCGCCGGCAGGTCTGGCGTTGCCAGGTCAGGATCTTCATCAGGGCGTACTTCGAGAAGCGCCGGGCCGATTCGTCGGGCGGCAGCTCCAACCAGGCGCGGGCGTCGCCTTCGGGCGCGGTGACGCGCTGGAAGCTCTCGTCGTTGAAGACGCCGGCCTGGCTCTGGATCGCCGCGCTGTCGAGGTCCAGCAGCTCCTCGGCCATCTTCGCCACGTACTGCCCCTTGTAGCCGTCCTCGGGGAACGCCTCCGGCCGCCCGGTCAGCTCGGAGAAACGCGCGCGCAGGGAGCGGCCGAGCAGGTGG
Above is a window of bacterium DNA encoding:
- the argS gene encoding arginine--tRNA ligase; the protein is MTIQDVIRAELQRRLEEYGFFDEDAAVELEKPRDPAHGDLSTNVAMTTAKRLGRKPRDLAGELAAKLQFDRDVVASVEIAGPGFINFRIGRPHQVARLLDLWRGEGAIQDIRVGGGRRINVEFISANPTGPLNVVSARAGAFGNTLVRLLNAIGYDAHAEYYVNDAGRQVHLLGRSLRARFSELTGRPEAFPEDGYKGQYVAKMAEELLDLDSAAIQSQAGVFNDESFQRVTAPEGDARAWLELPPDESARRFSKYALMKILTWQRQTCRRFGLRFNTWYFESELHETGRVERALEQLRKSGSVYEQEGALWFRSTDYGDEKDRVVVRSGGEPTYFLADVAYHFHKFQRGFEHAIDFLGPDHHGHIPRMQGAMRALGVPDGWLEVQILQQVNFVENGRPIDMSKREGQFVTMDALGDDVGADVAKYIFLTRRPNSHLDFDLDLAREQSNENPVYYVKYAHARICAVLRKAEAAGWPLQEPVAADLAGLQHDAEWNLMREIVRLPEVILGAAESREPHRLTGYAADLAGCFHQFYHQCVIVGEDRDVTRARLQLCLATRKVLRDVLDLIGVEAPEQMGDKE